From bacterium, the proteins below share one genomic window:
- a CDS encoding MinD/ParA family protein, translated as MQREDYSTLDFDRLLREPVGRSEEKKKPTVIALAGGQGGVGKSILSLLIALELGNKGQETILINTDFTAGGIVRRLIQKNAERNLHRFLEGRTRNMNELVLPTRINHLRVLYAGSHIISYHRILLSLKQKLAQELRRLQAAYLVLDLGAGSTYSPLDFFLSAEYPLLLATTAKQTLLDAYGLLRVALVRNLHKNAHQWPEWYRQLQRCGDLSQGPLLTVPAFLHNMAKSEPHLSEQIAAQTAQFRPALLVNKCSKKESLERADLLPVLAGQVLNIRLRKWGNISYDAQLAWAVQSENFALLTRGSPAVAEVSSLVARHILGHS; from the coding sequence ATGCAAAGAGAGGATTACAGCACATTGGATTTCGACCGGTTGCTGAGGGAACCGGTCGGCCGAAGCGAGGAAAAGAAAAAACCCACGGTCATCGCGCTGGCCGGCGGACAGGGAGGCGTGGGTAAGAGCATCCTTTCCCTTTTGATCGCTCTAGAACTGGGCAACAAAGGACAGGAGACCATTCTGATCAACACCGATTTTACCGCCGGCGGAATCGTCCGCCGCCTGATCCAGAAAAATGCAGAGAGAAATCTGCATCGCTTTTTAGAAGGCCGTACACGAAATATGAACGAGCTGGTGCTGCCGACCCGCATCAACCATCTACGTGTTCTATACGCCGGATCGCACATCATATCCTATCATCGCATTCTTTTATCGCTCAAACAAAAGCTCGCACAGGAACTGCGCCGGTTGCAGGCCGCCTACCTGGTCCTGGATCTGGGCGCAGGCAGCACCTACAGCCCCCTGGACTTTTTCCTCAGTGCCGAATATCCACTGCTTCTGGCCACCACGGCCAAACAGACGCTGCTGGACGCCTACGGCCTGCTGCGGGTCGCTTTGGTACGCAATCTGCATAAAAACGCCCATCAATGGCCCGAGTGGTACCGGCAATTGCAGCGCTGCGGCGATCTAAGCCAGGGGCCGCTTTTGACCGTGCCTGCCTTCCTGCACAATATGGCTAAAAGCGAACCACACCTCAGCGAACAGATCGCGGCGCAAACCGCTCAGTTCCGCCCGGCGCTGTTAGTGAATAAATGTTCAAAAAAGGAGAGTCTCGAGCGTGCCGATCTCCTGCCGGTGCTTGCCGGCCAGGTGCTGAATATCCGCTTGCGAAAATGGGGGAACATCAGCTACGATGCGCAGCTTGCGTGGGCGGTTCAAAGCGAAAACTTCGCCCTACTGACGCGTGGGTCCCCTGCGGTCGCTGAGGTGAGCAGTTTGGTGGCAAGGCACATCCTTGGTCATTCCTAA
- a CDS encoding pentapeptide repeat-containing protein, which translates to MMREVKDIIINGRPLTEMLEIHAGPLDAENGDGRFVDLHGADLKRADLRGADLHKADLTESDLTGADLTGADLTGANLSGAKLTWTRLSRADLTGANLSGANLSWSNFGGANLTGVVLRGALLNDANLTDVILSGAQHLSKAKGFDTADFTGALLDDQARQLLSAVNKTVELKGEKTSGPIHRHDLHERFARVFERINEIGKDGDHSARIPIERLKETGRQNGQPSDPAEKKRNPSFMQRVKKLFSAR; encoded by the coding sequence ATGATGCGAGAAGTAAAAGATATTATCATAAACGGCCGGCCACTCACCGAAATGCTCGAGATCCATGCCGGACCGCTGGATGCTGAGAACGGAGATGGTCGCTTCGTCGATCTTCATGGCGCTGATCTCAAACGTGCGGATCTTCGTGGTGCGGATCTTCACAAGGCGGACCTCACAGAGTCGGACCTGACCGGCGCGGACCTGACCGGCGCGGATCTGACCGGCGCGAATCTCAGCGGCGCCAAGCTCACCTGGACCAGGCTCAGCAGGGCCGACCTGACGGGTGCCAATCTTTCAGGGGCCAACCTAAGTTGGTCGAATTTCGGCGGAGCCAATCTCACCGGGGTTGTTCTTCGTGGCGCTCTGCTCAATGATGCCAATCTCACCGACGTGATTCTCAGCGGAGCCCAGCATCTTTCAAAAGCAAAAGGTTTTGATACGGCGGATTTCACCGGAGCGCTCCTGGATGACCAGGCACGGCAGTTGCTCTCTGCGGTCAACAAAACTGTAGAGCTGAAGGGTGAAAAAACCAGCGGCCCCATCCATCGGCATGATCTGCATGAACGGTTTGCCCGGGTCTTTGAGCGGATCAATGAGATCGGCAAGGACGGCGATCACAGCGCGCGAATCCCCATCGAACGCCTTAAGGAGACGGGCAGACAAAACGGCCAACCATCGGATCCGGCGGAAAAAAAGCGTAACCCGAGCTTTATGCAAAGAGTGAAAAAGCTGTTCTCCGCACGATGA